The following are encoded together in the Elusimicrobiaceae bacterium genome:
- a CDS encoding AIDA repeat-containing protein, with translation MKKHQNIPVSSCIVNLEHEWCASRAALTSEYLLSSSCGFAAHYSRIVEGGKRIVYTGTMAAMLAQNMALPAYADTWTGYVVPNLDVDPPVYGYVANDGDTFSKFVVNNGGHITISSGGRSVQTSVYNGGIEYVEGNATSSAVASSAIIYNGGSQVVSNYGVTSNTIISNGGSQFVRIGGQTSSTIISNGGSQIVYNGTATSSIISGGGQQVVSGGVASNTQILINGSQNVKGGTTSNTNVYAGGAVKITGGTAISTTVASGAYDKDNLEDLTAYKWSISGGSAFKTTINAGAQLVSGGTAVSNTIGQAGNAGFQFVKDGLAVVNTISGNGAWQSIHGGIAVSNYFYNDDEELDGGQFVHGGSAHTNWIGKGTQEINNNAVAITNHFNSNGSQHIINGSAINTFDSRVITIAGVPFIIHESNGRTQIIESNGVAYRTYIYPDNIYIISSGGQSLVPVVNSGGVACVSSGWSDVPFTFDSTTYTV, from the coding sequence ATGAAAAAACATCAAAATATTCCCGTCAGTTCATGTATTGTAAATTTGGAGCACGAATGGTGCGCCAGCCGTGCAGCACTTACCAGTGAGTATTTGCTTTCCAGCAGTTGTGGTTTTGCGGCTCATTACAGCCGTATTGTTGAAGGCGGGAAGCGCATTGTGTACACGGGTACAATGGCAGCCATGTTAGCGCAAAACATGGCTTTACCGGCATATGCAGATACTTGGACCGGGTATGTAGTGCCGAATTTAGATGTTGATCCTCCGGTTTATGGATATGTGGCGAATGATGGTGATACATTTTCTAAATTTGTAGTAAACAATGGGGGACATATTACTATTTCTTCCGGTGGTAGATCTGTACAAACATCTGTCTATAATGGTGGAATAGAATATGTAGAAGGGAATGCAACCAGTTCAGCGGTTGCTTCTTCTGCCATTATTTACAATGGTGGATCCCAAGTAGTTTCCAACTATGGTGTTACATCTAATACCATCATATCAAACGGCGGTTCTCAATTTGTTCGTATCGGAGGACAAACCAGTAGTACCATCATATCAAATGGCGGTTCTCAAATCGTTTACAATGGAACTGCGACAAGCAGCATCATCAGTGGAGGCGGACAACAAGTAGTGTCTGGCGGTGTCGCAAGTAACACTCAAATTTTAATCAATGGTTCCCAAAATGTAAAAGGAGGAACCACTAGTAATACCAATGTCTATGCAGGAGGTGCCGTAAAAATTACGGGGGGTACTGCAATCAGCACTACCGTAGCTTCCGGGGCCTATGACAAAGACAATCTAGAAGATTTAACGGCTTACAAATGGAGTATTAGCGGCGGTTCTGCCTTCAAAACTACCATTAACGCCGGGGCACAACTGGTTTCCGGTGGAACGGCTGTTTCAAACACTATTGGACAAGCAGGCAATGCAGGATTTCAATTTGTTAAAGACGGATTGGCGGTTGTAAATACGATCAGCGGAAATGGAGCTTGGCAATCTATTCATGGTGGAATAGCAGTTAGTAACTATTTTTATAATGATGATGAAGAATTGGATGGTGGTCAATTTGTGCATGGTGGTTCTGCTCATACCAATTGGATAGGCAAGGGTACGCAAGAAATTAACAATAATGCGGTAGCTATTACCAATCACTTTAATTCTAATGGTAGTCAACATATCATTAATGGAAGTGCAATAAACACCTTTGATTCGAGAGTCATAACAATAGCTGGAGTACCCTTTATAATTCATGAAAGCAATGGCCGAACACAAATTATTGAAAGTAATGGTGTGGCATATCGTACCTATATATATCCCGATAACATCTATATTATTTCATCTGGTGGACAGTCTTTAGTCCCTGTTGTAAATAGTGGGGGGGTAGCTTGTGTCTCTTCCGGTTGGAGCGATGTGCCTTTTACGTTTGATAGTACCACTTATACCGT
- a CDS encoding autotransporter strand-loop-strand O-heptosyltransferase: MPENTSASAASQNTNSQTVNTAQNSAVTTSGISAQASVPPQGTVQVSSAVAAPQDVTGSVNTAGKNQPYNPFQVPVPAIPTQEGPMGIRYDFNDGARILLPKGKWHVQIEDDESDNIIFACDTEEGWVLSAKKYYIPFRLKVWIQGQAEPILNHTMNLKGKEVQINFPVGTLGDTIGWMTYAHRFQEKHQCATEITLAKPMAEIFEAQYPNLFFTHLPTKKFRFPKPYASYRMGLFFRGNNIDQPFDFRQVGLHKTAGYILGVDPREEAPRVRLGNKRTIKERYVVVATKSSSQAKFWNNGYGWEQVIAYLKEMGYRVLCIDKEPIVGSGFVWNRMPQGLEDFTGPKPLQERIALLEHADFFIGLSSGLSWLAWCAHTPVIMISGFTLPICEFFTPYRVYSTHGCKGCWDNVNENFDHYDYFWCPKFKNTDRQYECTRLITGKQVIGHIKRLMADLRLTPPNKDKKK, translated from the coding sequence ATGCCAGAAAATACATCTGCATCTGCTGCGTCTCAAAATACTAATTCTCAGACGGTAAATACTGCCCAAAATTCGGCTGTTACTACCTCAGGGATTTCGGCCCAAGCCTCTGTACCTCCGCAAGGAACCGTACAGGTCAGTTCCGCTGTTGCAGCTCCGCAAGATGTAACCGGCTCGGTCAACACGGCAGGTAAAAATCAACCTTACAACCCTTTCCAAGTGCCTGTTCCGGCTATTCCTACCCAAGAAGGGCCCATGGGCATCCGGTATGATTTTAACGACGGAGCGCGTATTTTATTACCCAAAGGTAAATGGCACGTGCAAATTGAGGATGATGAAAGCGACAATATCATCTTTGCCTGTGACACGGAAGAAGGCTGGGTATTAAGTGCCAAAAAGTATTACATTCCCTTCCGTTTGAAAGTCTGGATACAGGGGCAAGCAGAACCGATTCTCAATCATACCATGAATTTGAAAGGCAAAGAAGTACAAATCAATTTTCCGGTGGGCACCTTGGGTGACACGATCGGTTGGATGACCTACGCGCACCGCTTTCAAGAAAAACACCAATGTGCGACAGAAATCACCCTGGCTAAACCAATGGCAGAAATTTTTGAAGCACAATATCCTAATTTATTTTTTACACATTTGCCCACGAAAAAATTTCGCTTTCCAAAACCCTATGCCTCTTATCGTATGGGACTATTTTTCCGGGGTAATAACATAGACCAACCGTTCGATTTCCGTCAAGTAGGCCTACACAAAACAGCAGGATATATTTTAGGGGTAGACCCGAGAGAAGAAGCTCCTCGTGTGCGTTTAGGAAATAAACGTACGATTAAAGAACGCTATGTAGTAGTAGCCACAAAATCCAGTTCCCAAGCTAAGTTTTGGAATAATGGATATGGCTGGGAGCAGGTAATTGCTTACTTGAAAGAAATGGGTTATCGCGTGTTGTGCATTGATAAAGAACCCATAGTAGGTTCCGGTTTTGTATGGAATCGCATGCCGCAGGGACTGGAAGATTTTACAGGGCCAAAACCGCTGCAAGAGCGGATTGCCCTCTTGGAACATGCGGACTTCTTTATTGGGCTTTCCTCCGGTCTTTCATGGTTAGCCTGGTGTGCCCATACGCCGGTAATTATGATTAGCGGATTTACTTTGCCCATTTGTGAATTTTTTACGCCGTACCGTGTATATAGTACCCACGGCTGCAAAGGCTGTTGGGATAATGTGAATGAAAACTTTGACCACTATGATTATTTCTGGTGTCCAAAGTTTAAGAACACAGACCGTCAGTATGAATGCACCCGTTTAATTACGGGCAAACAAGTCATTGGCCATATTAAAAGATTAATGGCGGATTTGCGCTTAACACCGCCAAACAAGGATAAGAAAAAATGA
- a CDS encoding inorganic diphosphatase, producing MFTNFNPWHHVSPGNKETLPDIVNGIIEIPKGTRAKYELDKESGLLKMDRVLYSSVYYPANYGFIPRTYGADKDPLDILILSQAEVVPLCIVPARIIGVMRMLDNGEADDKIVAVAQGDPNVSHYRNISELPEHLVSEIMSFFEDYKKLENKTVVVEKIFDKDTAVKVLQEAFEAYENKFVKFSNF from the coding sequence ATGTTTACCAATTTTAATCCTTGGCATCATGTATCCCCCGGCAATAAAGAAACCTTGCCAGACATTGTAAACGGTATTATTGAAATTCCGAAAGGAACCCGCGCAAAATATGAACTGGACAAAGAAAGCGGATTATTAAAAATGGACCGCGTACTCTATTCGTCCGTTTATTATCCCGCCAACTACGGTTTTATCCCGCGTACTTACGGGGCTGATAAAGATCCGTTGGATATCTTAATTTTATCTCAGGCAGAAGTGGTGCCTCTTTGTATCGTTCCGGCACGGATTATCGGAGTAATGCGCATGTTAGATAATGGAGAAGCCGATGACAAAATTGTTGCCGTGGCACAAGGGGATCCTAATGTCAGCCATTATCGTAATATATCCGAACTTCCGGAACATTTAGTATCCGAAATTATGAGTTTCTTTGAAGATTATAAAAAGCTGGAAAACAAAACTGTGGTTGTGGAAAAGATTTTTGATAAAGACACGGCCGTTAAGGTCTTACAAGAAGCTTTTGAAGCGTACGAAAATAAATTTGTTAAATTCAGTAATTTCTAA
- a CDS encoding NAD-dependent epimerase/dehydratase family protein, translated as MKKIALVTGGNGFIGKRLTDALLQEGYKVRILSRRLPKKQPVNPDVSVIQADYQNIAALQQSMQGCSVVYHLAAAIFGFNYEDFKSANAIATQNLVQAANATPEVERFIYMSSLAASGFATQTNSPRVETDEPHPISDYGITKLEGEKAVKTLREGINWTILRAPIVYGGSESGVSKIATWVKRGLMVNTSGNALFSFVHVDDLVEALIQVLTLPGTEKETFFVCEEKDYPWTEFIEQMAQAMGVRTPFMPQAPQWMLHLAGGVYMLIARLTGTQPALNYDKVKEAVVPGHWICSAAKWRALSGQHFTPLKEGLQKSFTKNS; from the coding sequence ATGAAAAAAATAGCATTAGTTACCGGAGGAAACGGGTTTATCGGCAAACGTTTAACAGACGCGCTTTTACAAGAAGGATATAAAGTGCGGATACTTTCCCGCCGCCTTCCTAAAAAACAACCTGTTAACCCGGATGTTTCTGTCATACAAGCAGACTACCAGAACATAGCCGCTTTACAACAATCCATGCAGGGTTGCAGTGTGGTGTATCATTTAGCCGCCGCTATCTTTGGATTTAACTATGAAGATTTCAAATCAGCCAATGCAATAGCTACACAAAATTTAGTACAAGCCGCCAATGCAACACCCGAAGTGGAGCGGTTTATTTATATGTCCTCCTTGGCTGCCAGCGGATTTGCCACGCAAACTAATTCTCCGCGCGTTGAAACAGATGAACCCCATCCGATTTCTGATTACGGGATTACAAAATTAGAAGGGGAAAAAGCCGTAAAAACGTTGCGAGAGGGGATAAACTGGACCATTCTGCGTGCCCCCATTGTTTATGGAGGCAGTGAATCGGGTGTCTCTAAAATTGCCACTTGGGTTAAACGCGGATTGATGGTAAATACGTCGGGCAATGCTTTGTTTAGTTTTGTACATGTGGATGATTTGGTGGAAGCCTTAATACAGGTACTGACACTGCCCGGAACAGAGAAAGAAACTTTCTTTGTATGCGAAGAGAAAGATTATCCGTGGACTGAATTTATTGAGCAAATGGCGCAGGCAATGGGCGTGCGCACTCCGTTTATGCCGCAAGCTCCTCAGTGGATGTTGCATTTAGCAGGAGGAGTGTATATGCTGATAGCCCGTCTAACCGGTACACAGCCCGCCTTAAACTACGATAAAGTGAAAGAAGCCGTGGTGCCCGGACATTGGATTTGCAGTGCAGCGAAATGGCGTGCGCTGAGCGGACAACATTTTACTCCTCTGAAAGAAGGATTACAAAAAAGTTTTACAAAAAATTCTTAA
- a CDS encoding TonB family protein, producing MNRYFALSCAFHLLLALIVLVAFSSSKKEEKATYTIDFIGTGKVVSMQQPKVQQPVETPKAEEVKKEVQKPAEKAPEAKKQTKKAYDSKAEISAKKQPKKKEEPKPAAPLETPSILDDEEKPADTPPSDSNDEEGEFEGGNIQTDFATFPYPWYITQVRNSLWSEWEKRRPIGSTLATMVSFAIARDGKIKDLKIVKSSEDDSFDFAARSSVINAGPFPPLPMLYEKDELTVTVEFKQEK from the coding sequence ATGAATCGCTATTTTGCTTTATCCTGTGCATTTCATTTGTTGCTAGCGCTAATAGTGCTGGTGGCGTTTTCGTCGTCAAAAAAAGAAGAAAAAGCCACTTATACGATAGACTTTATCGGCACTGGGAAAGTGGTGTCTATGCAACAGCCCAAAGTGCAACAGCCGGTTGAAACTCCTAAAGCCGAGGAAGTCAAAAAAGAGGTACAAAAACCGGCTGAAAAAGCTCCCGAAGCAAAAAAACAGACTAAAAAAGCATATGACTCCAAGGCTGAAATTTCAGCCAAAAAACAACCTAAGAAAAAAGAGGAGCCAAAACCGGCAGCCCCCTTGGAAACTCCAAGCATATTGGATGATGAAGAAAAACCGGCAGATACTCCGCCTTCGGATAGTAACGACGAAGAAGGCGAATTTGAGGGGGGAAACATCCAAACAGATTTTGCCACTTTCCCTTATCCTTGGTATATTACGCAAGTACGTAACAGCTTGTGGAGTGAATGGGAGAAACGTCGTCCTATCGGATCTACTTTGGCTACGATGGTTTCATTTGCCATTGCACGGGACGGTAAAATAAAAGATTTGAAAATAGTTAAATCTTCAGAAGATGACAGTTTTGATTTTGCAGCCAGATCATCGGTTATCAATGCGGGGCCTTTCCCGCCTTTACCAATGCTATATGAAAAGGATGAGTTAACGGTAACTGTAGAATTCAAACAGGAGAAATAG
- a CDS encoding biopolymer transporter ExbD, whose translation MSHKKRTVMAEINMVPFIDITLILLIIFMVMSPLLVQMQMNVDLPKSNAINTTAEDDVIRIEVQKDGNIRLDNRTYTLKNLERELVLRMGKANKKTILVEADKSVPIQTVVDVFDVAKKLGAAKLGIGVLSKN comes from the coding sequence ATGTCTCATAAGAAACGAACTGTCATGGCAGAAATTAACATGGTGCCTTTTATAGACATCACGTTAATTTTGTTGATTATTTTTATGGTCATGAGTCCACTCTTGGTTCAAATGCAAATGAATGTAGATTTGCCTAAGTCTAATGCTATTAATACCACAGCAGAAGATGATGTGATCCGGATTGAGGTGCAAAAGGATGGGAATATCCGTTTGGATAACCGCACCTATACGCTTAAAAATCTGGAGCGTGAACTAGTATTACGAATGGGAAAAGCCAATAAGAAAACCATTTTGGTAGAAGCCGATAAATCTGTACCCATACAAACCGTGGTAGATGTATTTGATGTGGCGAAAAAATTGGGAGCTGCCAAATTGGGAATCGGAGTGCTTTCTAAAAACTAA
- a CDS encoding MotA/TolQ/ExbB proton channel family protein yields the protein MELSSMTNVRELFAAGGPIFILLLLLSIYSWAVIAERFFKFRTNIGMSRKLIAYCRHPIHSNNYEKVQDACQKESTKETSAAKVIMALLNKRDRNKEELKEISNSVIDWEVTKLQRKLTILGTLGSITPFIGLFGTVIGVIHAFKDLAAASASAGGASVVAAGIAEALVNTAAGLFVAIPAVIAYNYFLSKTNYFGKELENISDEIIFQQRG from the coding sequence ATGGAATTATCAAGTATGACAAATGTGCGGGAGTTATTTGCCGCGGGAGGACCCATATTTATTTTGCTGTTATTATTGTCCATTTATTCGTGGGCAGTTATTGCAGAGCGTTTTTTTAAGTTTCGTACAAATATCGGAATGTCACGCAAATTAATCGCATATTGCCGCCATCCTATTCACTCTAATAATTACGAAAAAGTACAAGATGCTTGCCAAAAAGAATCGACCAAAGAAACTTCTGCCGCTAAAGTAATTATGGCCCTGCTTAACAAACGTGACCGTAATAAAGAAGAACTCAAAGAAATCTCCAATTCAGTTATTGATTGGGAAGTGACTAAATTACAACGGAAACTGACCATTTTGGGTACGCTAGGCAGTATTACTCCGTTTATTGGGTTATTCGGTACTGTTATCGGCGTTATTCATGCCTTCAAGGATTTGGCCGCCGCTTCTGCTTCCGCCGGAGGGGCTTCCGTTGTAGCTGCCGGTATTGCAGAGGCTTTGGTAAACACGGCAGCCGGTTTATTTGTAGCTATTCCGGCCGTAATTGCGTATAACTATTTCTTATCCAAAACAAATTATTTTGGTAAAGAATTAGAAAATATTTCTGACGAAATTATCTTCCAACAGCGCGGGTAA
- a CDS encoding phosphatidylglycerophosphatase A yields MQKLINLLASGFYISYLPALVIPFKKNTGAGFLGTLLAVPCVYLLWPKQAVWQTVLLVVFCLFSVWVCAKAKLPGQYKGHDNPKIVLDEIVGYFTAMWLLPHSWPYLLAAFVLFRTLDTLKPWPVSYFDRIPNAWGVVLDDVAAGAVSNILIQIFVILTHAGLL; encoded by the coding sequence ATGCAAAAACTCATTAATTTACTAGCTAGCGGTTTTTACATTAGTTATTTACCAGCTTTAGTAATTCCCTTCAAGAAAAATACGGGAGCCGGTTTTTTGGGGACATTGCTTGCCGTTCCTTGTGTTTATTTACTGTGGCCTAAACAAGCCGTATGGCAAACTGTATTATTAGTCGTTTTTTGTTTATTTAGTGTATGGGTATGTGCGAAAGCCAAATTGCCCGGGCAATACAAAGGGCATGACAACCCTAAAATTGTACTAGACGAAATAGTGGGATATTTTACAGCCATGTGGCTGTTGCCTCATTCGTGGCCGTATTTATTGGCGGCTTTTGTGCTGTTTCGCACCTTGGATACGCTTAAGCCGTGGCCGGTATCTTATTTTGACCGCATTCCCAATGCTTGGGGAGTGGTATTAGACGATGTGGCCGCCGGAGCGGTGTCTAATATATTGATACAGATTTTTGTAATTTTAACCCACGCGGGTCTTTTATAA
- the pgsA gene encoding CDP-diacylglycerol--glycerol-3-phosphate 3-phosphatidyltransferase yields the protein MMTLANKITLIRAALSIVMFIFILLPYGWARFTATLIFIVAASTDWVDGKIARQTNTVTPFGAIVDPFVDKILVAAALFAFVGIKELDVPIWAVFFILLRELMISTLRVIAALEGKVMAAERWGKFKTVIQLVAVGVVFFVLDIYHLSHLLKGTAQTVCCIIFITLHKIPYAITAIAAVVTWLSAISYLKNNWELLRKSWSLPNAKTH from the coding sequence ATGATGACTCTTGCCAACAAAATCACTTTAATTCGTGCGGCGCTCTCCATTGTCATGTTTATTTTCATTTTATTGCCGTATGGATGGGCTCGTTTTACTGCTACGCTGATTTTTATCGTAGCCGCTTCTACTGATTGGGTGGATGGCAAAATTGCCCGTCAGACCAATACCGTCACTCCGTTTGGGGCGATTGTAGATCCGTTCGTAGATAAAATTTTGGTGGCGGCTGCCTTATTTGCCTTTGTGGGGATTAAAGAATTAGATGTCCCCATTTGGGCTGTATTTTTTATCTTACTGCGCGAACTGATGATTTCCACCTTACGCGTGATTGCCGCCTTGGAAGGCAAAGTGATGGCAGCTGAGCGGTGGGGGAAATTCAAAACAGTTATTCAATTGGTAGCGGTAGGAGTTGTCTTTTTTGTATTAGATATTTATCATTTGTCACATCTGCTCAAGGGTACTGCCCAAACGGTGTGCTGTATTATTTTTATTACATTGCACAAGATTCCATATGCCATTACTGCTATTGCAGCCGTGGTAACTTGGCTAAGTGCTATTTCTTATTTGAAAAATAATTGGGAATTGCTCCGAAAATCATGGAGTTTGCCAAATGCAAAAACTCATTAA
- a CDS encoding outer membrane lipoprotein carrier protein LolA, translating into MKRFINKLLVGCIICCPVLVTGAEVSEPVKTPVQKDYAACLMEWDSKLNTLQTDFTQETLYDNIPISHSKGRIAYSQQGPKLRLDNLEEGQITQTALTNKKQIYILDEKGKEIDKIAWKDWLVGQPNQALFDFGNYTALLQKHQVSVTKTNASDAVLRLEPKDKEKNLYVLHITVTADTCFPMKISIESDLMVTVATLDNTQLNQPMEADTFKGLK; encoded by the coding sequence ATGAAACGGTTTATAAATAAACTGTTGGTGGGTTGTATCATCTGTTGTCCCGTTTTAGTGACGGGGGCTGAAGTCTCCGAGCCGGTCAAGACTCCTGTGCAAAAAGATTACGCAGCCTGCTTGATGGAATGGGACAGTAAACTAAATACTTTGCAAACTGATTTTACGCAAGAGACCCTGTACGATAATATACCTATTAGCCATTCAAAGGGGCGTATTGCTTACAGCCAACAAGGCCCAAAATTGCGCCTAGATAATTTGGAAGAGGGTCAAATTACCCAAACTGCCTTGACGAATAAAAAACAAATTTACATTTTAGATGAAAAGGGAAAAGAAATAGATAAAATTGCTTGGAAAGATTGGCTCGTCGGACAACCTAATCAGGCTTTATTTGATTTCGGCAATTATACGGCTTTACTTCAAAAACACCAGGTTTCCGTAACCAAGACAAATGCCTCTGACGCTGTGTTACGGTTAGAGCCGAAGGATAAAGAGAAAAATTTGTATGTGTTGCATATTACGGTGACGGCCGATACTTGTTTCCCCATGAAGATTAGTATTGAATCGGACTTAATGGTTACCGTTGCAACTTTAGATAATACACAACTTAATCAGCCTATGGAAGCTGATACATTTAAGGGGTTAAAATAA
- a CDS encoding DNA translocase FtsK 4TM domain-containing protein, producing the protein MPRYYSTYKKSKKKTKKQQSSVRWLASVLYILGFAADLWLLAILWFNASRGGNVGETVSHYLYQMFGQSAPLIPVLLTYWLIRSIVKKTTAFFFFLLGAVVTLTAFSSVLTMLRKIFEASHINGGLLGSKVFEGFAQVVGPVGASLFSLALLLVGGNMLVSIPWKVVWQKSIEFLQRDFQGWMEARAELKEKVQEAKAEMKKEKPQVQAQTEETEEEIGEKTPAKPTIYRSASAIKAPVAGLVKELPRSQTTKPTEEKTDTEAEPEKEVKPFDPATFQLPSLDLLASAANNGVVGPTDEEIEKATKHLENTLKNFGVGAHVTGVSPGPVVTRYEILPDAGVKMSSITALTQDIQASMQARSIRVQAPIPGKNTMGFEIPNEKSVMVTMREILESPVYAHSKAILPIALGRHANGDPAATVAEKWPHILIAGATNSGKSICLHTIIMSLLFKHKPDEVKFLMIDPKRVELTLYEGIPYLYDPKTSCDDADIITKPHDAAKSLQMLVKVMEKRLDMCQLAKVKNIEGYNAWAKKNNEEKMFYVFVIIDEMADLMLQTKASIEDSVQRLAQMGRAMGIHLILCTQRPSVKVVTGIIKANMPSRIALQVASGIDSKVILDAVGAENLLGRGDMLLLDSSTQTPLRIQGAYVSPEEIQAVADFLRAQGGPDYPVQIMEDHSAAMRPQDGLGTTPEELLQALQLIKERRRVSQDLLKANFGSSARATNILSVLEMKGFITKPEGSNRWEIHYDLIDSQIEALQNRELNKYAEEEPEYETVYK; encoded by the coding sequence ATGCCCAGATATTATTCCACCTATAAAAAATCTAAAAAGAAAACTAAAAAACAACAAAGCTCTGTGCGTTGGTTAGCCTCGGTATTGTACATCTTGGGGTTTGCCGCGGATTTATGGTTGTTGGCTATTTTATGGTTTAATGCCTCTCGCGGCGGTAATGTAGGGGAAACCGTATCTCACTATCTTTATCAGATGTTTGGGCAAAGTGCCCCGCTTATTCCTGTTTTATTGACGTATTGGTTAATACGCAGTATTGTTAAGAAAACGACCGCTTTCTTTTTCTTCTTATTGGGAGCGGTAGTTACCCTAACTGCCTTCTCTTCTGTGTTGACCATGCTACGTAAAATTTTTGAGGCCTCTCATATCAACGGCGGCTTACTGGGCAGCAAAGTATTTGAAGGGTTTGCCCAAGTGGTGGGACCCGTCGGGGCTTCCTTATTTTCGCTAGCGCTACTTTTGGTGGGGGGAAATATGTTGGTATCTATCCCCTGGAAAGTGGTATGGCAGAAAAGTATTGAATTTTTGCAACGAGATTTTCAGGGGTGGATGGAAGCCCGCGCGGAATTGAAAGAAAAAGTGCAAGAAGCCAAAGCGGAAATGAAAAAAGAAAAACCACAAGTGCAAGCACAGACGGAAGAAACGGAAGAAGAAATTGGCGAAAAAACTCCCGCAAAGCCTACCATTTACCGCTCCGCTTCTGCCATTAAAGCGCCGGTGGCTGGGCTTGTGAAAGAATTACCGCGCTCCCAAACTACTAAGCCAACTGAAGAAAAAACAGATACGGAAGCAGAACCGGAAAAGGAAGTCAAACCCTTTGACCCTGCTACTTTTCAGTTGCCCTCTTTAGATCTGTTAGCCAGCGCAGCCAATAATGGGGTGGTGGGGCCCACCGACGAAGAAATCGAAAAAGCTACTAAACATTTAGAAAACACCCTTAAAAACTTTGGAGTAGGGGCACACGTGACCGGCGTATCACCCGGGCCGGTAGTAACGCGATATGAAATTTTGCCTGATGCAGGGGTGAAAATGTCCTCCATTACGGCTTTAACACAAGATATTCAAGCCAGTATGCAGGCGCGCTCTATCCGTGTGCAGGCGCCTATTCCGGGCAAAAATACCATGGGTTTTGAAATCCCGAATGAAAAATCAGTCATGGTAACTATGCGGGAAATTTTGGAATCTCCGGTCTATGCTCATTCCAAAGCCATTTTACCGATTGCGTTGGGCCGCCATGCAAACGGAGATCCTGCCGCCACCGTTGCCGAAAAATGGCCGCATATCTTAATTGCCGGAGCCACGAACAGCGGTAAATCTATTTGTTTGCATACGATTATTATGTCGTTGTTGTTCAAACACAAACCAGACGAAGTTAAATTTTTGATGATTGACCCTAAACGGGTGGAATTAACTTTGTATGAAGGGATCCCCTACCTATACGACCCGAAAACCTCTTGCGATGATGCAGATATTATTACCAAACCACATGATGCGGCTAAATCCTTGCAGATGTTAGTGAAAGTAATGGAAAAGCGCTTGGATATGTGTCAGCTTGCCAAGGTGAAAAATATCGAAGGTTATAATGCGTGGGCCAAAAAGAATAATGAAGAAAAAATGTTTTATGTATTCGTCATTATTGATGAAATGGCAGACTTAATGTTGCAGACAAAAGCCTCCATTGAAGATTCCGTACAACGTTTGGCACAAATGGGCCGCGCGATGGGCATTCACTTGATTTTGTGTACGCAGCGTCCGTCCGTGAAAGTAGTAACCGGTATTATTAAAGCCAATATGCCGTCTCGCATTGCTTTGCAAGTCGCTTCCGGTATTGACTCTAAGGTTATTTTAGATGCTGTCGGAGCCGAAAATCTATTGGGGCGTGGAGATATGTTGCTACTGGATTCTTCGACTCAAACGCCGCTACGTATCCAGGGAGCTTATGTCTCTCCGGAAGAAATACAAGCCGTGGCGGATTTCTTACGTGCCCAAGGCGGGCCGGATTACCCGGTGCAAATTATGGAAGACCATTCTGCGGCCATGCGCCCGCAGGATGGCTTAGGCACTACCCCGGAGGAATTATTGCAGGCATTGCAACTTATTAAAGAACGTCGCCGGGTATCGCAAGATTTACTAAAAGCTAATTTCGGCTCATCGGCACGCGCCACCAACATTTTAAGTGTGCTGGAGATGAAAGGATTTATTACCAAACCGGAAGGTTCTAATCGGTGGGAAATCCATTATGATTTAATTGACAGCCAAATTGAGGCTTTGCAAAATCGGGAACTTAATAAATATGCAGAGGAGGAACCTGAATATGAAACGGTTTATAAATAA